A stretch of Gemmatimonadaceae bacterium DNA encodes these proteins:
- the dapA gene encoding 4-hydroxy-tetrahydrodipicolinate synthase, whose product MRLDARERVILRGCGTALVTPFTADGQVDERRMRALIEWQIDEGIHFLVPCGSTGEAATLSADEHRRVVAITVDQVAGRVPVVAGAGSNDTKKAIAISREMQAVGATHLLHTSPMYNKPPQRGIVAHFRAIADAVDLPLIVYNVPGRTGSNVEAGTTLELAEHENITAVKEASGNLVQIAEIIRNRPEQFSVLSGDDALTLAVMGEGGDGVISVTSNVTPRLTARQVECCDKGDLLQARAISKRLSAWTTMAFIESNPIPAKAALTAMGKIDNVLRLPLVPMLSVHAARLTDALKDAGAMP is encoded by the coding sequence ATGCGTCTGGACGCGCGTGAGCGCGTAATACTTCGAGGCTGCGGAACTGCCCTCGTCACTCCATTCACCGCCGATGGCCAGGTGGACGAGCGGCGGATGAGAGCCCTGATCGAATGGCAGATCGACGAGGGCATTCACTTCCTCGTGCCGTGCGGATCGACCGGAGAAGCGGCAACGCTGTCAGCTGACGAGCACAGACGGGTTGTGGCGATCACGGTCGACCAGGTCGCGGGCCGAGTGCCAGTGGTTGCGGGTGCTGGCTCGAACGACACGAAAAAGGCGATTGCGATTTCGCGCGAGATGCAGGCCGTCGGCGCAACTCATCTGCTTCATACGTCACCGATGTACAACAAGCCGCCGCAGCGCGGCATCGTTGCACACTTTCGCGCGATCGCCGACGCGGTTGACCTTCCGTTGATCGTGTACAACGTGCCCGGGCGAACGGGCAGCAATGTCGAGGCCGGAACAACTCTCGAGCTCGCGGAGCACGAGAACATCACCGCGGTGAAGGAAGCCTCCGGCAATCTGGTGCAGATTGCCGAGATAATCCGGAATCGGCCGGAACAGTTCAGCGTGCTGTCCGGCGATGATGCGCTGACGCTCGCGGTGATGGGAGAGGGAGGCGATGGCGTCATCTCGGTCACGTCGAACGTCACACCCAGGTTGACGGCGCGGCAGGTAGAGTGTTGCGACAAAGGCGATCTCCTTCAAGCTCGTGCCATATCGAAACGTCTGTCGGCATGGACGACCATGGCATTCATCGAGTCGAATCCCATCCCGGCCAAGGCTGCCCTGACAGCCATGGGGAAAATCGACAACGTGCTGCGGCTTCCACTGGTGCCTATGCTCAGTGTCCATGCGGCCCGCCTCACCGACGCGCTAAAAGACGCCGGCGCGATGCCATGA
- a CDS encoding dihydrodipicolinate reductase C-terminal domain-containing protein yields MNTPHIAIIGDGKMGSTIAQMTQERGWQVSAMLDEAHNRNGDGISRRSLGDPDVAIEFTEPGSAVNNIMACISDGVPIVVGTTGWYNSLPFVTAAAIERGGALLWAPNFSIGVTLFTELARQAALIMAATPEFAAHLVETHHSAKKDAPSGTAIAIVAAMQGPLDRTIPVTSVRTGSVPGTHELIFDGPFEQITMRHEARDRRVFADGALRAAQWLIGKKGVFTMRDVLGFSAPSGEDASQ; encoded by the coding sequence GTGAACACGCCCCATATCGCGATTATCGGTGACGGAAAGATGGGGAGTACGATTGCGCAGATGACCCAGGAGCGGGGCTGGCAGGTGTCGGCGATGCTCGACGAAGCGCACAACCGAAACGGAGACGGCATCTCGCGGCGGTCGCTCGGCGATCCCGATGTCGCGATCGAGTTCACCGAACCGGGTTCGGCAGTGAACAATATCATGGCATGCATCAGCGACGGCGTCCCGATCGTCGTCGGCACCACTGGCTGGTACAATTCGCTGCCTTTTGTCACGGCGGCCGCAATCGAGCGCGGCGGCGCACTGCTCTGGGCGCCCAATTTCTCCATTGGCGTGACGTTGTTCACGGAGCTGGCACGGCAGGCCGCCCTGATCATGGCTGCGACCCCTGAGTTCGCCGCGCATCTGGTGGAGACGCATCACTCCGCGAAAAAGGACGCTCCATCAGGTACAGCGATCGCAATTGTCGCAGCAATGCAGGGCCCGCTGGACCGGACGATCCCTGTGACGAGCGTGCGAACGGGTTCGGTTCCCGGCACTCATGAGCTGATCTTCGACGGACCGTTCGAACAGATCACCATGCGACACGAGGCACGGGACAGACGAGTGTTCGCGGACGGCGCGCTACGTGCAGCGCAATGGCTCATTGGCAAAAAGGGAGTTTTCACAATGCGCGATGTGCTCGGGTTTTCGGCGCCCTCCGGGGAGGATGCAAGCCAGTGA
- the lysC gene encoding lysine-sensitive aspartokinase 3, whose translation MIVVKFGGTSVGDSAAIERAADIVRGRLDRRPIVVVSALGGATNSLLAVGEQSAKGHLIGALRGVETLRDRHLQACESLLGDSSTAADVAGELSAMFDELAHLAEALSTLGHVTPRSLDTIASFGEQLSSQLVTAYFQRAGLPAELVDAREVMITDGCFMEAEPQTEAIAERCREIVQPLVQQGRIPVMGGFIGATAGGTTTTLGRGGSDYTASLVGAALGADAIEIWTDVDGMLTADPRVVEGAQLIEQIRFDEASELASFGAKVLHPNTIAPAVRLGIPVFVYNSRRAEGKGTRITFDAPHRPVSAIAGKSDITVLKVTAARMLLAHGFLRRVFEIFERHLTSVDVVATSEVSVSVTIDDPAHLDALLVDLRSLGDVSIERNRGIVAIVGAGIRDAGGAMGRALMALGNTKVHMMSLSATGINLTLIVDADQVTPAIVNLHREFFGAGRT comes from the coding sequence GTGATCGTCGTCAAGTTCGGTGGCACGTCAGTGGGCGATTCTGCGGCCATCGAGCGCGCGGCCGATATTGTCAGGGGACGCCTCGACCGCCGCCCGATTGTCGTCGTCTCTGCCCTCGGCGGCGCAACCAATTCGCTGCTAGCTGTTGGTGAACAGTCTGCGAAAGGACATTTGATCGGTGCGCTTCGCGGAGTCGAAACGCTCCGCGACCGGCATCTCCAGGCGTGCGAATCGCTGCTCGGAGATTCCAGCACGGCAGCCGATGTGGCGGGTGAGCTGAGTGCAATGTTCGACGAGCTTGCGCACCTTGCCGAGGCGCTGTCGACGCTCGGGCACGTAACCCCCAGATCCCTCGACACCATAGCGTCTTTCGGAGAACAGCTTTCGTCGCAGCTTGTGACTGCGTATTTCCAGAGGGCGGGTCTGCCGGCGGAGCTCGTCGATGCGCGCGAAGTCATGATCACCGATGGTTGCTTCATGGAGGCCGAACCTCAGACAGAGGCAATCGCTGAACGATGCCGTGAGATCGTGCAGCCGCTGGTGCAGCAGGGCAGGATTCCGGTGATGGGCGGCTTTATCGGTGCTACCGCCGGAGGAACGACGACGACTCTCGGACGCGGCGGCTCGGACTACACCGCATCACTCGTCGGCGCAGCACTCGGCGCGGACGCAATCGAAATCTGGACCGATGTCGATGGCATGCTCACGGCGGATCCACGAGTCGTCGAGGGCGCGCAGCTGATCGAGCAGATCAGGTTTGACGAAGCGTCCGAGCTTGCGTCGTTCGGGGCAAAGGTGCTGCATCCGAATACCATTGCGCCGGCGGTACGTTTGGGCATTCCGGTATTTGTGTACAATTCGCGCCGGGCGGAGGGGAAGGGAACGCGAATCACGTTCGATGCGCCACACCGGCCGGTGAGCGCCATTGCGGGAAAAAGCGATATCACCGTTCTCAAGGTTACCGCGGCACGAATGCTTCTCGCCCATGGATTCCTCAGGCGGGTGTTCGAAATCTTCGAACGCCATCTCACCTCGGTGGACGTCGTCGCTACATCTGAAGTATCGGTGTCGGTGACGATCGACGACCCCGCCCATCTCGACGCGCTTCTGGTCGACCTGCGGTCGCTGGGTGATGTGTCGATCGAGCGCAACCGGGGAATCGTCGCGATTGTCGGCGCTGGAATTCGCGATGCGGGCGGCGCCATGGGTCGTGCGCTGATGGCGCTGGGCAATACAAAGGTGCACATGATGTCGCTCAGTGCGACGGGCATCAACCTGACGCTGATCGTGGACGCAGACCAGGTGACCCCGGCAATAGTCAATCTCCATCGCGAATTCTTTGGAGCCGGCAGAACGTGA